The nucleotide sequence agatcgttatttttacaaaatacgaacgatgtttgaaatttcgaaatcaaCCGGCTCGTCGGCTTTTGATTCTTCCTCATTAGCATCAAACATTTCACAATGAAACATACAATTGTAcgaggtacctgtacctactaccCATCTACCACGAAAAcacgtgtttgaaaaaaagaaaaccaaacaaacgatGAAATAACGCGAGTAGTTGAACCATAGAGCTGCCAATGTTCAACTGAAAACTGACCCGTGAAATATGTATTCTATATTTTGATACCTTACCTTACCCCTTACATTTTGTCACTACGTATTCATTctgggtattttttcaaaaccattcgGACGCAGAAGAACCGAGGGAACGAAGGAACTTGTGGGGAAAAGGGGGGAGTAAAAACATTATTCGTTACTTTTAAACTCTACTCATAACTGAATTACCTCCAGCGATTAATCACCGAAAAAACAGCAGGAAATTTGATGTCGAGAGGGGcgatgaccttgaaaattttaaatatgaaacaataaatttttcaactaaacaagtaaaaaatatattcatcaAGAATACACCGTATAAATCGTAAGTAAAAAGTTGGGAATTcggaaaaatcgcaaaaaagaaCCACTCCCCTTCACAGAATTACAaacataattttacaaaatcaagtCGTTTTTGAAAGCTTAAAAACTATGTGATACACTCCTGAAGTTATATTTTAATTACCCAAAACCGAAATGAGCCAAATTCTTTAAAGAATCATTCAAGTACCTACGTCATTATTTTCGTACCTACAtctattttatatgtatttcataATGAATATGAATCATTACCATCACGTATCAGTATTTTCGCAATTTGAAGTTggcactttttaaatttttaaaatcaagattCCACCAAAACAATACCAACAAAAAGAACAATGAAAAAGTATACGATCTTTTTGACTCTTTAGATACAGggtgcaaattttaaaaaatctttctgCCTATTCAAATTCACATAtcaagtttttaatgaaaaaccggtcaaatctcaattttttaaaaatttacataaatctgaaaatgaaattcagtggCAGAAACTTGGGAAAGGAAAAGCAGAACAGGGAAGAGAAAACTGAAACCGACAAAAttcatctgattttgaaacaatgTTCTTCATTAAGTAATAGTATGAATTAACGAGCTATATATACGAATATATACATTCTTCTTTCGGAAAATAGACATTGCAATAGATCGTAGACATAAATCTGCAttaaaagtcggtaaaattagACATACGAGTAAATCACAAATCAGTTCCCTAAAAATGTTTCATAAGATGATTTACTTTTAACAATGAGAATTCATCTTCAATGTACctaaatcaattaatttttgattccaGGTTACCGGCTAAAAACTGTTTGCGGAATGAAGAGTATCAAATTGTTGGCAGTAATAACGATACTATGTATTCAAAATACTCGTCAACAGACTTTTCCTCCTCTACTTCAAGGAGCTCTGAAAGGTTTGAGCGAAGGAATACAACACATGAACAACGAGCCTATCGATCAACCGACGATATTAAAAGAATACGATTTTATCATCGTTGGAGCCGGTAGCGCAGGCAACGTTATAGCTAATCGATTAACCGAGGTAATTTTACGTGCCGGcattaaatgtttttttctttccaactgCAGTGCCGTTGACTCCGATGCACATCAGCTGATATAGACTTATTTTAAATCGCTGCAACTTTGATGAAATATACCAAAAGATAATCTTCTGACATgtagaaaaaatattcttcCGAAATACATATATAATAATAGACAAGGAAAGCTTCGTGATAAAATGCCTAACCAGCTTTTAACTTGTAAAAGAACGCAAATATGATTCTGCTGCATATCTCATCAATACTTTTCAGTTTGTTCGAAATATCTTAATtatacgttttaaaaatattcaaaaaaaagcctACGCAACATGCACAGCTCATCTTGCGAAGATTTattaaaactcattttcaaatcTGGTTTCGACAGAAATATTTATTCATAGATACTTACTtgcattttagttttttatccACACGAAACCATCATCACATTGAGTAATACCAACATCGTCAAAGTATTTTAACCGGTTTGCCGACCGTTAAGTTATTAATAAAGCGAATTTAACCGCACTTAAATCTCGTACAATTCTATATTTATAATCAGTAGCCTactaaataaaacaaaaatgatggttaaacaataggtaaaaaaaagctgaataaaattcaacgaccatttcatttttgaatttaaagtcATAACCCACATAAAAATTATGATGCGGTAtcattcaattattcattaattcCTTCGACCTTCGCAATTTGCGAGAAAATAAATCGTATTGGCCAGTTCGATCACTACAACTAAACTCCTGCAAAATTAAGATTATGCTATCCTCATTAACTCGCTGCTTATAAAATcacataaccagtttgccgtaaatccTGCATCATATTTTTCCGTTTAAAGGTCCCAGAATGGAAAGTTCTACTGATAGAAGCTGGaatggaagaaaattttgtaatggATATTCCTGTGATCGCGAATATGCTACAATTTACAGACGCGAATTGGAAATACAAAACGGTGCCATCCAACAAGTACTGTTTAGGTAAGACGACAACTTTCTGTTTCAAGACTTACACCACACCAAGTATCAAAATAACTCATTTACCTATATTGTTTTTAGGAATGGACAATCATCAATGTAAATTCCCCAGAGGTAAAGTAATGGGTGGATGTAGCGTTCTAAATTACATGATTTATACCAGAGGTCATCGGAAAGACTTCGACAACTGGGCTAATTTAGGCAACACAGGTGAATATTTCAAACAACAATTATTACGTGCTGACTAACCAACACACTGACATTTTTGATATtaaattattcttcattttcacAGGATGGGATTATCAAAATGTActaaagtatttcaaaaaactagAAGATGTCCAGATACCAAAATATGCATCTGATAGAGTTTATCGAAATACGGGCGGATATCAAACCATCTCTGAAGCTCCATATCATTCAAAAGCTGCTCAGGCTTTCGTAAATGGGGGAGCCGAACTGGGTTATCCGACGCCTGATATCAATGGGCGTTATCAAGTCGGGTTTTCTTATCATCAGGTGATATTTTCATCGAtataaattcaattaaaattagaTATACATAGACATACGTTAGATTAGCCAAAAATAGATTCTCAACTATAAATTGTAATACCCTTCAAGTTTCGGGTaaggttttagaaaaaattattcacttcgCAAGCAAAGAGAGATAGATCGGCCTGGCACATTTCACCAGAAATAGATCTAATAATATACCACCaccacaaaaatattcaaacaattttttttttttttgaagatacgAATTTAAATTAGCACAAACTTGATTTCAGacgattgtatttttttcaagactaaGTAATTTCGATGAATACAAACCCCCTTCCACTCCTCCTTATCCTCTCTTAATCGAcgtattaaaaatcaatttctacgCTGCCAGCATTCAACATCACTACCTAAGCGTTAAGAATCCAACTCTTCACTCACATGTGTGAATAGATTTGCCTATGAAAGATTTCAAGGCGCTAAGTTAACGTctctagttttaaaaattattcaaaaacacaAGAGCAAAATTTGAGAATCTGAGGGAAAAATTGTCGTACCTAGCTTTTGATGCTGTCACGTAGCCATTATTAAACTCTTTTTTGAGGAGTATTCTTGAGAGAGATACATGGctaattattcaattaaaaataatattctctGGCTTCGTGCCTTTTTAACATTTCAAAGCTTTTCAGATTTTACTCCTTCTACAAGCAGATAATTAACcaaggaaaaattcaatttttaacgaattttcaatgaaaaatactaGGGCTTTTTTATACACCATAGCCCAATAGAAGTTGCTCAACTTCCCGATACAGGATCTTCTTTGTTTTCCTTTCCTTAAAATTCACCACATAGTATATTATGCATTTCAGAAAGCtgaattctcaactttttcacgaGATTATTCATTTTTGCGAAATGTACCCTCTCCGTCAGCCCCggccaaaaaattgtgaaaaatcgtgATTTCTAGTGATTACCTACTTTACTTCATCAGTCAAAGCGAGATTTTAtcataaattgtaaaatagacTTACTTATTCACATAAGCAGATATCAGCACTCAGTAGCTACATAATTCATTAtcattactcaaaaaaatgatgaaaattcgaactcacctgaaacaaaaaaaaaacgcaaaatgaATTAGTAAGGAAAATAAAATACGAGCACCAAAATTAAAACGAGAAAAAGTATACTAAAAAAATAAGGACGGGTGAAAAACAAATTCTCGTCTTTCCCACAACTTTTCAGTCTAAAAGTTCATTTCTTGATTAGTAAATATCTTGCTGTAACTACATCtacaaaattgaattaaaaattactcgattttcaaaatcaatttctaacACTGGCATCGTAAATTTTACAGCTAACAGTACGAAATGGCACCAGATGCAGCACCTCAAGAGCCTACTTACACCCAATCCGTAAACGACGCAACCTCCACGTGAAAAAATACAGCATGGTTACTAAAATTCTAATCGACCCGAATACAAAAACCGCGTACGGAGTAGAATTTCAGCGAAACAGACGTAAATATCGAGTTTTAGCCAGAAAAGAAGTAATCGTATCGGCAGGTGCGATCAACTCTCCTCATCTTCTTATGCTGTCTGGTATAGGACCTCGAGACCATCTCGAACAAAAAGGTATAAACGTCATCCAAGATCTGCCAGTTGGTGAGAACCTTATGGATCACGTATCATTGGGTGGACTAACTTTTACAATGAATGAAACAGTAACCTTGAACACGGATCGCGTATTAGAAGATCCTTATTCTTTGAACGATTTCTTGTATTATCACGAAGGGCCTATATCCATTCCAGGAGGTACCGAGGCTTTATCGTTTTTTGATCTCTCAGACCCGAAAAATCCAGACGGTCATCCCGATTTAGAATTATTATTCGTTAACGGTATGCTTAGTGGAGAAGTATCTTTACGAAAAAGTTTTGGTATCACAGATCACATCTACGACACTGTGTACAAACGTAACGAAGGTCTCGATGGTATTATGATCTTACCGATGGTGATGCGTCCTAGAAGTAAAGGTCGTGTTTTACTGAGAGACACCAACCCGTTCCATCATCCCTTAATTTATCCGAATTACTTCGCCGACGAAAGAGATCTTGACGTTCTAGTAGAGGGTGTACGAATCAGTCAAAAGTTGGCCAAAACTAAACCGATGAGACGCTTAAAAGCAACTCTGTGGAAGGTACCATTACCTGGCTGTGCAAATTACACCTTTAATTCGGACGATTACTGGAAATGCCACGCGAGAAATTTACCGTTCACAATATACCACTTATCGGGCACTTGTAAAATGGCGCCGGTGACCGATCCTACCGGTGTCGTTGACCCCAGACTAAGAGTCAAAGGTATAAAAAATCTGAGGGTTGCTGATGCGTCTATCATGCCGGAAGTTACATCGGCTCATACGAACTCTCCGACTATTATGATCGGTgaaaaagcttcagatatgataAAACAAGACTGGAACGTGAAGATTTAAGACTGATTTGattatatgtacatagtacctatttgaaaattttcaaatgctcacTTAAATAAGACTGATCGATAATTTTTAACGCGAGCGTACAGAAGGTAAAGCTGcagagtcattttttcaaaaagatagcGCGAAGTTGTACATAGGTAGTAGATGTGTAGTGAAACAAAAAAGGCCTTTGTAATATCATTTGTGACCTCATCCCTTTCTACTTATTTTCTTCCGCAGTGGCGAGGAAATACATCGCGATCTTCTTGTTGAGGAATAAGTGCAGGGATAGCTTGTACTTAATAATAATTAACGTCTTGGTCTCAAAATTTACTAAGAGCAGTTATTTACTacaatttgatttgtttttcttttttgaaaatagtccTTATACTTAGtgtgtaaaattgataaaattaatcctctgtatttaaattttgttttttacttttttcgacgaaaatatttAGTTTAATGGTgcaaatgtttacttttttcaactttatttcaTAAGAATGATTAGTGATATTATTTATCTATCCGGTGAATTTGCATTTATCTTAGTTTATAATCAAatctttaaattatttttacggTGAAATTTGGCCATTTTAGAAGCAAGCCAAAACAAATAGTGGTATCTCATAGCCACCGGTATAGCAGATGCTTTTTGAATATTGGcattatttgtaatttattttgcgttttattaatttaattgttttttcttttgttataagacattttttcaagtaaatcattttttcgtaTACTTGCCAATTTTCAATCACCTTAGTGGTATTACATATTATGTTTTACGTGGTACCTGACTGTATTGCCAATGATACATACGTAGACTATGCATAATATCCTTCATACCAGCACGCTTTAGTATGCTACATCGATTGAGTCGCGTTGATTAaagaatattatattttttgtgaCGTCATTTTGACACAGAACCATAGCCATAATGTGACAAACGCGACTTCGCAATGAATAGGATCAGGATTTAGGTTAATGAAATTATCCTCACGTGGCACCAGCCCGTACAAATTATAATCACCtcgttttttaataaattgaagggAGAAAAAGATTAGGAAAAGAAGTTGAGACTTCCTAAATTTCTaatgaataattcaacaactGAAGAAGTTCTTTTCAGATAGAAATGAATGAATAgatatagtttttaattttggcaAGCGAATGTTTGGATAAATTAGATCGTAAAaggacaaaaaattaaaaaaaatcaaggtctTCAATATTTATCAATTTGTCTCATCTACGTAGAAAATCTATGCAGTCGCAATGAGGAAATCAGATCAAAacgacaattttggcaacatgCATTCGAAGAAGTTAGTTTTATGACTCACCttcagtttttctgaaattcgaaAACTTACATAagcaatcaaatttcaaaacaaaaaaaaaatgaaaaaattcaatatttttagaaattgtggactttttaaaagtttgaacaCAAATTTTAGACGTAAGGACCTACTAGTACTTTTCGGGACAAACCGAAATTTGCACCCTTCAAACTAAAATGTCGTAAttccgaatgaaaaaaatatatatttgtGACATCTACTGTGGGTTTATTCTCCACTAATACCATGATCTATTTCTCATTTTAACGCGAAATTGAAAACTGTTAGAAATATTCTCGAGcatttgaagtaaaatttcgtgaaaaaatgtttcacgaCTCacgacagaaaaaaagaaaacattgacTCTACAACATTTGGACCCTAAATTACGTATCTAatcaaatacaaatacatagatACGTCTACGTATTTGCACGAAtgaaaagtacaaaaatgtgaaaaatgtttacaattaTTAGTTTTACTATAATATTTTGACTTCAATTTTCAtgttcaaaaaaaggaaaaaagtcaCATGCAAAACTTTTGAgcgtgtttttctcaaaacaagttTTGTGACAGTGTTGACCCTTTTCGTGTAGAACACCAGAAATTAACAACTTTCAGTCATCTTAGAgcgggaaatattttcaatactttgagATAAAAACGCAAAACAATTAGCATAAAAATTTACAgtgcaaaaattcaaacaagatTTTAAAGCGATAGACTAAACTAATTGAATAAATGGGATCTGCTCACAGAGATAATCTGACCAAACCTGTATTAAATTCAGCTGCCGTTCTCCCCACCAGTGCCATTATAACGGATGcataaatgacaaaaaaatatgcacCTAACGACACATGTACCAATTTTAGAATCGAACTAGCAGCAAGTTCACAGCATCAGACAGGTACGTTAGAATAAGATAAATGATCGACCAAAAAGCACGatgcaaaatttacatttatgtTTTTTAGTGAGCCAGCTAACCTACTTTTACAGGTCAGTAGTACCATACACCTACTCGTAGGACAGTTGAGTACGAGTAGACCAGGTCCACGAATAAAGATGCAAAATGTACAAATTATTGACAAGCCACGTTTATCGCAAAATTACCATATTAAACATAGTATTTGATAAAAACATCCACACGATATAATTCAGTCgactaaaatttcaagaaacgatGAATACAATATTAATGATCACGAAAATCGGGAGAAGCGTTTTACAAAAGACTATTACATTAAAAATCAATCGTTTTACTTTCGGTTTTTTCTACTTccgaaaatatgtaggtaagatATGCATATTATAGAGTAGTCTGGAGAATCAacgattcaattttaattgtGAGTCATAACTTTTAAAATTAGATGCAAGGAAACaagaaatatgaatttttatgaaaataacgCAATGGTCAATTACAAGCCTAAAAAACATACACAACgatggtaggtactaggtatgtaCTAATGAAGGACATTAAAGTACTCGTAttaaagtacatatgtaccagTGAATCACTTACACTAGAAACCGGTATGTGCATTATTTTGAGTCGATAAATCATCGACTAACGGTATCAGaataaaggggaaaaaatagtttgaaaaaaaaacgcaataacCTACGAGTACAGTTGTTCGAGACATTGACCTTATATCATCAAGACATAAATACGCAGAACCACATCGATGGTCGGCAAAGATGCGGAGACGATCGAACGCATATCCCAAAAGGTAAACAGGATGACCGGTTTTTATCACTAACGCATTCGGTATCAAGCTCGAATAAGTCAGTTGATCGTTGAATTTCCTCCATTGTGTAGTTCGGTCGACAACCACAAGCTGGTTagcgaaaagttgaaaaaaatttaattaacgtgtttcaaaataatttataaattttttcaagtttcaatttgaaaaagctcGCAAGAAGTAGAGATCGCGAAATCTTTATCATTGGAATAAAAGTAAGCGGATCAATCGCGTACATTATTCATTCAATTTGcgtgaaaattaaatcaaaattaagcGAACATCAATACTGGAGACAACTTCCTGGTACGTTGATTTTCCGTTGAAGAGAGTTtccaataaaaatgtcaaataatgATTAAGCCAACGGTGAATCTAAAAACGAGAAAAAGCAATACGCAACTTGTTTCCTTGCCGAACCAGAAGATGTACCTGCGTGAACAGTTGCAGTTGATCTAGCAAAGGTGCAAGGAGAAACGCGAAATAGACACAATACTCAGATTGTAGACCAACATAACCTTGTGCTGACAAACCTTGAATATCTGGAAAGTGAACAATATCTTAATCGTCGTCTGGATTGGTTCGACTCATCTGTCAACAGGTTATCAGGTacgatatttttataataaaaattaaccaattatactttcaaattttcaaacatcggttactcattcattttttttggaatttttttaatcatttttttttagttattttttttttttactttttttctcatctccgatatttttcgatatacaTAACATTTCGAATAAATGATTACGAAATTCGTTTTGTTCACATTCTTCTAACACACCgccttaaattcaaaattagaccTCCTACTAATCTTCAGTACTTACACATTTAATTTCTTATTGTTGCGATGGGTAGTTTCACTATCAGATAACGTTCTTCTTTCACACCAACTAGTCTccattcgtcaaaaattttcgacaaCATCCATCAGAAACCCAATCAACTAATCATTCATTAgcacatattatgtatttgaacTTGTACCATGACCATGAACCTAACCTAGACCACAATCTTCTTTCCACAATCAAAATCCGAACGCATCCTTTACAAGCAAATATTTAAACTGACACCATCCactcgaaattattttaatgggTTCCTTTTATCGCACACacttattttttgtcatttgttcCTATTTGAGTCGACAAACGTGACGATTAATTTCGCGTACATCTGAAAAGTTTAAGTAAAATATTAATCGCACACGATCGAtggtttgtactcgtatttccttAGTCGTTTAAATTCCGAAGTGATTTCATTTCTACAACGACGCGTATTTTGAACAACCGGGTAAGTttacaaattttgcattttacaTAGGAATAAAATTCTACGTGAAAAAACTTCaccttgaaaaattacatttttttaatatagatattttttaaaaagacagtgaaatatttcattcatGATCATGACATAAATAACTTTCCCCGAATATTCAACATAACTTTGTTCTTAATATGTACttcctcaaaaaaatcttaCGGCAAATGTGTAACTTATCACAGACGGAACgtataattgaaaaatgcgTTTCCGCATTTGACCACTTCCGTAGAAACAATAAGATAGGGGTGAAATATGCCACTAGAGAGAAGAAAATACACCgctgaaattattaaattttttttttaaaggaccAGTAGGTACAGCTCTTAGCTGGTCACCGCTCAGTTACTATCTCTTCTCATAACGTCCACTTCAGATTCATCGGCTCAGTACTTTTACtttccaaaaatacaattttttttgaaaaatttgttgaatttctaAGCTGGACTAAAAAATGCCgtacaaatacatttttgattgtaaaaaaattttaaaaatgagatgaTGCCCAGAAAAACTTACAAGTAGAAAAGTGCCAATGCCTATTCATTTAGTAAaagaagatttttcatttttaataagtaagtaacaatttttaaaaattttcatctagtGAAAGAATAGGTATATCTGGGTCGGAAAACTTGGGTGCAACAGAATCCTCCCTTCCCCTCTACAAAACATCCACATGAACATGAAGGGACGaatgaacgttgaaaaaaattttaagcaataTTTTGGCCATATTTCGATAAGATTAGTATTTTACTCGATACGTAATTTGAAAAGAGGAATAAACTATATCTGAACTAAATAAATATTCTTGCGACCTGTTGAAATGGAGTGAAATTTTACGCTGAACTCGAAAACATTCATGATTTTCACGTTGATcccaaaacataaatttttgacttCATAATTGTTATAgcttttgtgaatttttacgaTTGTCATGAAACATAACCTTCCGACGTACAAATATCAAACTACAAATAGAAATTTCGCGCTGAATTTGAGCCCCCTTTCTCCCCGAATTCACGTATGACATGTAGATGGTTTTCAGATTTCCTCTCGCTCGAAAAACGTGGACATTATTCCTTACTGTGAGTAAAAATAAGTTGACTTTTTCGCggctgttttttttccttcataaaCAATGAATTAaagaaaacacgaatttttaataaaagatGCATAACTCATCAAGCACTTCGATTTTCAATCCCACTTCATCAAATGCAAGGTTTTTTCATCGCTTGCGTAATCACACTAAACCTACAAGACAATCTGTCAAGAATTCTATTCGTATTTCGATTAAATTACGTTCaacatcgaaattttttggatgaaCAGTCTCAAATTTGTTTCGATTGAAAGAATTGTTacgaaatttggagaaaattcattttgtcaCATTCAAATAATTCGTGAAGGAACtttgaaaaacaacaataacGAAGAAAACTGCTTCAACCCTCCCTCTTCCTGCTATACGTTCAGAATAATATGAGTCCAACTCAGAAACGAACTCTATGCAGAAGTACAGCTCAAATTGATTTATTAGGCTATACAAAATTGAAcattaaataggtatctacctactcaGCTAAAACgctgaaaatttgatacttGACTAATACCTGTTCACAGACTCGCATCTCAacctttattttaatttcatagcTTTCAGCGAAATTCCGATTTTTCCGATTCCTCCAAAgaagtaaatttcatcaaaattaaaaatcttccattttttaaaatcaaatctgataaaaatgagtaggaaaaaatcgaagatttttaAGTTTTCAGAGATAACAATACT is from Planococcus citri chromosome 1, ihPlaCitr1.1, whole genome shotgun sequence and encodes:
- the LOC135832237 gene encoding glucose dehydrogenase [FAD, quinone]-like, which codes for MKSIKLLAVITILCIQNTRQQTFPPLLQGALKGLSEGIQHMNNEPIDQPTILKEYDFIIVGAGSAGNVIANRLTEVPEWKVLLIEAGMEENFVMDIPVIANMLQFTDANWKYKTVPSNKYCLGMDNHQCKFPRGKVMGGCSVLNYMIYTRGHRKDFDNWANLGNTGWDYQNVLKYFKKLEDVQIPKYASDRVYRNTGGYQTISEAPYHSKAAQAFVNGGAELGYPTPDINGRYQVGFSYHQLTVRNGTRCSTSRAYLHPIRKRRNLHVKKYSMVTKILIDPNTKTAYGVEFQRNRRKYRVLARKEVIVSAGAINSPHLLMLSGIGPRDHLEQKGINVIQDLPVGENLMDHVSLGGLTFTMNETVTLNTDRVLEDPYSLNDFLYYHEGPISIPGGTEALSFFDLSDPKNPDGHPDLELLFVNGMLSGEVSLRKSFGITDHIYDTVYKRNEGLDGIMILPMVMRPRSKGRVLLRDTNPFHHPLIYPNYFADERDLDVLVEGVRISQKLAKTKPMRRLKATLWKVPLPGCANYTFNSDDYWKCHARNLPFTIYHLSGTCKMAPVTDPTGVVDPRLRVKGIKNLRVADASIMPEVTSAHTNSPTIMIGEKASDMIKQDWNVKI